GTTTCGAGCGCGGAGCGCGGATGCTCTTCTCCTTCCCTAAAATCCAGGTGCTTTTACCTATGATAGCTGCACTATTCGCCGTAGCCCTTTACATCCGCTGCAGCATCGTTTACCTGATTCATGTGACAGCGCTTCTCCCGCTGCTACTGAAGCTGTCAGCGCCACGCTTGATAACTGCGAAGCGCGCGCTCGGGTTAACACCCTTCTTCATTGCATGGGGCATTCTGGTCACGCTTCTGCGCGGCTATAGCCCCCTGCTAATCACGCCTCCCTCGCTGCTGATTTCAACTGCTACACGCTTCGTATCCAATAAGCGCAGCTGGCCTCTCTTAATGCTCACCCTTCCCTTGGCGCTGATTCTCCTGGAGGGTGGCGGCGCAGTAGCAGCGACAATCCACATCGTGCTTTCAACGACAATTCTGTTATTAATCGAGAAATTCGTTCGCACGCTAGAGCGGGAACTTCGGGATTTCGGAGGCCTCGAAGTTTTAATGGCGTACCTCAATTACGCGTTAGGAGGATCGACGGAGCAGCTCGCAGGCCTCCTTACCAGGATTTCCGTCGAGAAACGCGTTCCCGTGTACGCACTCGATCTCTTAGACGATAATGGCGTATGGGGTATCGTAGTCGTGTCGCACGTACACCCGGGACCTTTCCGAAACTTTGGCAGCAGCCTTTTACCACGATTGTTCATCGAGGAAGCACAGCGGGCTGGAATCTTCTGCATGGTACTTCACGGTGCATCAACGCACTCCGAGGACCTAGCGAGGGGGGAGGATGCCATAACACTGGTGAAGCGGGTTCTCGCAGGTTCCGGCGAGACACTCTGCACGGGATCCTCCCTGGGAGTCGCTGAGCGAAGTAACGGCACCCACCGCGCAGTAGCGCTGAGTCTCGAGGAGGGCTGGTCACTGGTAATAGTCGAGAGGGTTGACGGGGGAATGGAAGATGTCCCATTAAGCCTGATGAATGCCATTGGTCCCAAAGTGATACTGGTGGATGCGCACAACAGTTACGAGCAGGTGCGCCCGAGCCCTACACTCGAGCATCCGTTGGGGGCTTCACTCCTGCAATGCGCGGCATCCGCAGTCTCTTCCGCCAGAGAACATGTAACGAGTGGTTGGGTCATCGCCGCAGCACAAAAGCCAGGGCACCTCGGCTCCGAGTTGGGGGGAGCCGGCATAGCCATGCTTCAACTGTCGAGTGAAAGCGGACCAAACCTACTCATCGTATCCTTCGATGCGAACAACATGGTGCGCTCGGTGAGAGACGACCTCTACGATAAACTGCGCGAGCCGAATACAATCGTAATTTTTGCGACAACAGATACGCATGAATTAACGGGTATGAAACCTGGATCCACGTATGATCCACTAGGAGCTAAGCAAGATGCTGATACGTACATTCGTGTTATTAACGAACTCGCCATTGATCGTATGCCGCGAAAACCATTCCGTTACAGATTACGCGTTTTTGAATTCCCGTCGAAGTACTTGGATCTCGATAAACTGCAGAGAATGAGCAAGGTAGTTGAGACGATGCTCGGTAGAGCAATGGCAATCTTTACATTCTGCTTTGCTACTTTCTTTATTCCATTCATACTTCACTAGGAGAATTGGGCAACCGTGATCCCCCTCTTCTTCCACTGGAGCAACTCCACTACATCGTACTGCACTGTAAGAGAAAAGTGAGTAGAGCAGACTATCAAAAGCACTACACGTTGCAGGTGCTCCACTGGAAGAAGAGGGGTGAGTGCTGTTATGCTGGAAGCTTCTGCTTTCTACGAACATAACAGCAGAAAGCGGTCAGAATAATGCGCAACCTAACCCCTCAACTTCTAGTGGAACTAGAAAAAGAGGGAGCATTTTAATGTATTTTGCATTATTCCGGTTTATACTACTCTTTCCCGATATATTGTTGGAAATTTGAAATTGATATGTAAAAAGAGTAGAAATACTGTTTATGCTGCGATGGTCGAAGGTGTAAAATAAACGCCTCTCTTTTATGCGCGCTGACGTAGGATCTTCGTAGATGGCGCCGAAAGTCAAGATCGAGGAGACACTACCCTCCGGTGAGAGGATAACGATTACTCTTGAGGGTAAGGAGGTTTCCAAGACTCGAGTCTTACAGATAATGGAGATGCTCAGCATAATGAGCGGTGGAGGGGTTAGCGAGGAGGCGGCGGATGAAGAAAGCGTGAGCATGAAGGAAAGAGTTTGGAGAATCATACTGGAGCGGTTTGGGGACGGCGCTTGGT
This genomic stretch from Thermofilaceae archaeon harbors:
- a CDS encoding DUF2070 family protein translates to FERGARMLFSFPKIQVLLPMIAALFAVALYIRCSIVYLIHVTALLPLLLKLSAPRLITAKRALGLTPFFIAWGILVTLLRGYSPLLITPPSLLISTATRFVSNKRSWPLLMLTLPLALILLEGGGAVAATIHIVLSTTILLLIEKFVRTLERELRDFGGLEVLMAYLNYALGGSTEQLAGLLTRISVEKRVPVYALDLLDDNGVWGIVVVSHVHPGPFRNFGSSLLPRLFIEEAQRAGIFCMVLHGASTHSEDLARGEDAITLVKRVLAGSGETLCTGSSLGVAERSNGTHRAVALSLEEGWSLVIVERVDGGMEDVPLSLMNAIGPKVILVDAHNSYEQVRPSPTLEHPLGASLLQCAASAVSSAREHVTSGWVIAAAQKPGHLGSELGGAGIAMLQLSSESGPNLLIVSFDANNMVRSVRDDLYDKLREPNTIVIFATTDTHELTGMKPGSTYDPLGAKQDADTYIRVINELAIDRMPRKPFRYRLRVFEFPSKYLDLDKLQRMSKVVETMLGRAMAIFTFCFATFFIPFILH